The Clostridium cylindrosporum DSM 605 genome includes the window TTTATAGTATAGAAAATACAGCGTTTTTTATAAATTATATAATTCCAACACGAATATGGAACATGTTCCACATTGCTTAAAAATAATTCTCCCAAAATATTATTGTTATTTTGCGAGAGTATATTATTCCATAATAGCATATGGCTATTTCTTTGTTGATTCTCTCTCAATCATTTGAACGTCTAGAATATATATTTTTTCTATAAGATTTTCCTTATCAATCTGCTTAATAATTAAGTCTACAGCAACTTCACCTAACTTAGAAATTGGCTGTTTAATAGTTGTCAAAGCTGGACTAATTTTTTCACTATAGTATATATTATCAAATCCAATAACTTGAATGTCCTCTGGTATAAGGAGTTTTCTCTTATAACACTTATTAATTAATTGAATAGCGATGTCATCATTCCATGCAAAAATTACATCATATTGACTTAGATCCTTTTCCATGACTAACTCGTCTTCACTACTTATTAATTCAACAACATCAAACTCAAATCCGCTTTCATGTAGCTTTGATTTAAAACCTCTATAACGCTCCATTGCTGATGGAGAACTATCAGGGCCTTTTACATGTAAAATTTTTCGAAGGTTTTGTTTTATTATAAGTTCAGCTGCAAGGGTTCCACCTTTAAAATTATCAGATGTAAGGTAAATGATTTCTTCAGATATCTGATTTTCCAATGAAACAATAGGAATTTCAAGCTTTTTATATTCTTCGGGACACCTAGTATCTACAACAATGATCCCGTCAACTCGATTACAAAGAAGCATATTAAGAATATTTTTCTCATTTTCCTCATCGTACATTGTATTACATAATACAATGTTATATCCTTCCTGCCTAGCACGCCTTTCAACTCCCTTTGAAAGTTCTGGGAAGAAAGGGTTTAAAATGTTTGGAATAATTAATCCAATCATCTTAGACTTCTTAGTAAAAATCGCTCTAGCTAAAGAATTTGGTCTATATGAAAGTTCCTCCATTGCTTCTTGAATTCTTTCTCCGACTTCTTTACTTACATACCCGTCGTTATTAATATATCTAGAAACCGTTGCAATACCTACTCCTACTTTTTTTGCAACGTCTCTCATATTGGCCATTTAAACACCTCTTATGAAACATATTTCAGCAACTTTATTTTAACGTATAGGCTATTTATTGTCTAGATTTTTTAGAAGTAGCGCCCTTTCCTTATTATGGAATTAACTCTACTATAAATCTAAGTTTACAAAAGATTAAACCACCTTCTGTACATATAGAGGAAAAAGTTACACAAAACTCACTTTGCAATTATGTATTATAACATAATTATTAAATAGACTATAATAATAAGATAAATTGTAACTTTTACGGATAAAAGTTTAGCACATATAGGATAGATGTGCAAGTAGTATATTATATTTATACTAAAGTATATAAGAAATTTAACTTCTAACATTCTTGTTTTTTCCATTATACATAAAAATACCTTATAGGGTAGACTTTTTATTGTATAATCTATAAGGTATATTTTATATTATATCCATGGCCTCATCAATCGCTAATTTAATGCACAAAAAGGGACTAAGCAAACTCAATACTACTCTTGCTTAATCCCGGCTAAACTCCTTATTTAGAGCCATTTTCAGTTCTTTAATCCTCGTAATGTTTTTTCTTTAAAACAATGATACCAAATAAATCTCCAAATTCATTTTGAAAGCTCAATTCCTTTTGTTCAAAATGAGAGTCTATGTATTCCTTGAATTTTCTATTCTTTTTCTTGTTCTTATTTAGTAGAAAGCCAGTAGAAGTTTCTGCATACCATGAAACATATCCAAATAAATAGTAAATACAAAATGAAAGAAAACTCTTTTTTGAATTATCTATAATAATGAGCCCATCATCCTTCAACACACTATAGAACTTCTTGAAAAGTATCCTTTGATCAATATCACTTCTAAGTGAATACCACAAACTTCCCTTTACGTCGAAGATTACATCTGCTTTTGTTTCTCCTACTTCTAACAGGTACTCTCCTATTTTCAAGGCCTCTTTTCCATGGAAAATTCGTAGATTTTCGTCGTTAATTTCTTTTGCAGCATGGTTTTCAATTTCATCTATGTCCGCAATTACAAATTTTATTGAAATGCCCTTTTGTTTTAGATAATCGTATAGGAACTTTTCATAAACTCCTTTATTTGCTGCTGGGCTCACAAAGGTTAGTCCTGATTTTTTAGGGACAAAGTTTTCTTGTTCGATGGCTCTATACATATGTACAAACCAATCGTTTCCTAAAAACCTTCGTGTCGTATCATACCACTTCTCCAATTGAAAATTCTTTTTAGAATTTGGATTTACCTGATTTCTTCTAAAAAGTAACCTTTCACCGATACTAAATCTTCCTAACAAAAAAATATATAATAATGATATGGGGAACAGAATAATCAACAAGGAATTAAATATTAGTAACTTATTCACAGCAATATTCTGCATTACAACTTCTGACATAGGATTTGATGCCACTAAATAAGGTAATACTTCCAACAAACAATTACGAACATAAAGCGGATAAAAAAGCGAAAAAAGTATTGCAATAGCAAATATAAATAAACGTAAATACCTAGCTCGATTCATAGTAACCCTTCTCCTTCTCTTTTCTTTATTTTAGGGTGCTCACCTTTGTGGGTCTACAATATTATACTAACACCCTAATAAGTTGAGTTCATCATAGATTTCTTCATCCCTCAAAACTGCTACACCCTATTATAAATTATAATAGAAATATCATCCATACATTTAATACATACAAAGAATTTTTGACGGTTACCCAATAACTATTAAACTGAATACAGCAATCTAAAAATATAGCCTTATCGCAACCCTTAAAATTTAACGCAAACCTCATTAGTTCTGTGTATTTGTTAGACCCTCTAAAGCAAAAATTCCCTCAAACCACAAGTTTGAGGGAACATAGAACACACTCCAATATTTATTTAAAAACCTTCAAAGCCTTTTATACCAACCTATTTCTTCTCTATTCTAACAACTGTCTCCACGTGGGCTGTCATTGGGAACATATCTACTGGTTGTACTTCCTTAACTTCATATCCCATATCCCTAAGAATCTTTAAGTCCCTAGCTAGGGTTGCACAGTCACAGGACACATATACTATTCTTCTAGGCTCAGCCTTTGCTATAGCTTCAAGTAGTTTTTCATCGCATCCCTTTCTAGGTGGGTCTACTACTACTACCTCTGCCTTTACTCCCTCTTTTATCATCTTAGGGATCACCTTTTCCGCTTCACCTACGAAGAACTCTGCATTATCTATTCCATTTACATTAGCATTTTCATTTGCATTTTCTATAGCTTCAGGTACTATCTCAACTCCATATACCTTTTTAGCCTTTTTTGCTAGGAATAGTGATATTGTTCCTGTTCCACAGTATGCATCGAATACTGTTTCCTCCCCAGTAAGTCCCGCATATTCTAGCGCCTTTCCGTATAACACCTCTGTTTGTACAGGATTCACTTGGAAGAATGATAATGGTGATATTGAGAACTTTAAGTCCCCTATATAATCCTCTATAGTCTCTTTTCCCCATAGAGTTTTGCACTTTTTGCCTAGTACTACATTTGTCTTCTTGGGGTTTACGTTTTGAATTATACTTTTCACCTCAGGTAGACTTTCTCTAATCTCACTAATTAGTTTATCTGCACCTTTAAGTCCTACTTCCTTAGTTACAAGCACCACCATAGCTTCACCTGTTTTGAAACCGAATCTTACCATTATATTTCTTAAGTTACCGCTATCTGTTTCTTCATTATATACAGATATATTATTTTCCTTTACCCACTTTCGAACTATATATGATACTTTGTCAGCTACTATATGCTGAATATCACATACTTCCATGTCTATTATCCTATGACTTCTTGGTGCATAGAAGCCTATCTTTACCTCTTCTGCTTCCTTGCCTACTGGTAGTATTACTTTATTTCTATATCTATAGGGATTATCCATTCCAAGTGTTTCATTTACATGAACATCCTCTATTTTTCCTATTCTCTTTAATGCATCTTCTACCTTTTGTCTTTTTATCTCTAGCTGCTTTTCATAGCTTATGTGCTGCATATTGCATCCACCACAGTACTTATAAATACTGCATTTAGGCTCTATTCTAGCTTCAGATGGAGTTACTACTTCTTCTATTTTCCCAACTGCATAGTTTTTCGTAAGTTTAATTATTTTAACATTTACTGTTTCCCCGATTATTGCTCCCTTAACGAACACAGTAAAACCTTCTATCTTACCTACTCCTTCACCATCTGCTCCCATTCCAGTTATGTCTAATGTATATTCTAATCCCTTTTCTATTGGTACCATTTTCTCATCATCCTTTAAGTTTAATATCTTAGTAATTGTATCAGAAATCAAATAAATTTAAAACATATAGATGAACTAACTTCTTTATATGCTTGTACTATTAAAACTAGAAAATAGGACTACCGCAAAAACGGCAGTCCTATATTTATTATCTACATTCTGTAACGTCGTCTCTTGAAGAAACCTTTGTAGATGTGTATATAAGTATAAGTGCACCTATACCTACAAGGATATATACAATCCTAGATAATAGAGTATTATCACCAAATAGGAAACTTACTAGGTTAAAGTTAAATAGTCCTATAAGACCCCAGTTAAGACCGCCGATTATAGTAAGTATAATACCAGTCCAATCAAGTCCATTTAGTCTCATTAAAATCACTCCTTATTAAGATATTTGTAATTAATATCCCACAAACCTTAGAGTTTTATACTTAAATTTTAGTGTTACTAAATATTAGGATAAAAAAAAGCACACCTACTTAAATGATGTGCGTAAAGAATCAGTTACCCTCTTTTTCTGTTAACTTATGGATATTATGATTATTTGCTATAAGTAACAAATTTATTCATTGGGTTCTTTTATTTTACCATATAAATTTGTTTTTTTGTTTAATTTATTTTACGAATATGTAAATTTTAAAATAAAAAAATCAACAATATTCGTGTATTTATCAAAACTTTTGGCGAATTACATTACATTTGCTTTTCCGCTGTATACTAAACCATTAATTGTATCTATAGTAATCAGTGAACCTGTTTTAATTATATCTGTAGAACCCTTTGCACCTACTATTATAGGAATGTTCATACTTATACATTCTATAGCTATATGGGAAGTTAGTCCTCCATTTTCAAGTATAACTCCTCCTGCTCTATCTAATACAAAGTGCATTGCTTTTTTGCTTAGTGTTTTTGCAACTAATATATCCCCTGTATTTAGGTTATTTTCTATTTCACCTTCATTTTTCACAACACAAGCATAACCATATGTAGATGAACCCATACCTGATCCATTAGCTAGTATATCACCAACTACATGTATTCTCATCATATTTGTTGTTCCTGTATAACCTACAGGTACTCCTGCTGCAAAAACTATAAGATCTCCTTTCTTTAGAAGTTCACGATTTAAGCTCTCTTCTATTGAAGAATCTAGTAGTTCATCTACTGAGTCAGATTCAGGAACTATTATAGGTATAACTCCAGAAACAAGTGAAAGCTGTCTTGCTACCTTATCATATGGAGTAGTAGCTATTATTGGACATTTGGGTCTATATTTAGATATCATTTTTGCAGTATGCCCTGATTGTGTAGCTGCAATAATTGCTGCAGCACCAAGCTCACCTGATGCAGTAGCACAGCCAAAGCTTATGGCGTTTGTTGTGTTTGCTACTGCCTTTTTCTTTCTTACTTGGTGAACTTCATCGTATTTAAGTGCAGTTTCTGCCTTTTCAGCTATGGTTCTCATAGTAATAAATGATTCAAGTGGATACTTACCATTTGCAGTTTCCCCACTTAGCATTATTGCATCTGTTCCATCGAATATAGCATTAGCAATGTCACTTGCCTCTGCCCTTGTTGGTCTTGGATTTCTAATCATAGAATCAAGCATCTGAGTAGCTGTTATAACGAATTTTCCTTCAAAGTTGCACTTTTCTATAATCATTTTTTGAACAAGAGGAACTTCCTCTGGAGGTATTCCAACCCCAAGGTCTCCTCTTGCTATCATTATTCCATCTGAAAGCTTAATAATCTCATCTATATTCTTAACCGCTTCTCTATTCTCTATCTTTGATATTAAAGAGATGTTTGTGCCTGAGTTTCTCTCTAGTACCTTTCTGATTTCAAGTATGTCAGATGCTTTTCTGATAAATGATGCAGCTATAAAATCCACATCATTTTCGATACCAAACTTAATATCTTCTTCATCTCTTTCCGTAAGTGCTGGAAGATTTATCTTAACATCGGGAATACTAACTCCCTTATTATTACTAAGGGTTCCAGAGTTATTTATTTTGCACTCTATGTCCTGATCATTTATAGCTTCAACAGTTAGCC containing:
- a CDS encoding LacI family DNA-binding transcriptional regulator — its product is MANMRDVAKKVGVGIATVSRYINNDGYVSKEVGERIQEAMEELSYRPNSLARAIFTKKSKMIGLIIPNILNPFFPELSKGVERRARQEGYNIVLCNTMYDEENEKNILNMLLCNRVDGIIVVDTRCPEEYKKLEIPIVSLENQISEEIIYLTSDNFKGGTLAAELIIKQNLRKILHVKGPDSSPSAMERYRGFKSKLHESGFEFDVVELISSEDELVMEKDLSQYDVIFAWNDDIAIQLINKCYKRKLLIPEDIQVIGFDNIYYSEKISPALTTIKQPISKLGEVAVDLIIKQIDKENLIEKIYILDVQMIERESTKK
- the rlmD gene encoding 23S rRNA (uracil(1939)-C(5))-methyltransferase RlmD; protein product: MVPIEKGLEYTLDITGMGADGEGVGKIEGFTVFVKGAIIGETVNVKIIKLTKNYAVGKIEEVVTPSEARIEPKCSIYKYCGGCNMQHISYEKQLEIKRQKVEDALKRIGKIEDVHVNETLGMDNPYRYRNKVILPVGKEAEEVKIGFYAPRSHRIIDMEVCDIQHIVADKVSYIVRKWVKENNISVYNEETDSGNLRNIMVRFGFKTGEAMVVLVTKEVGLKGADKLISEIRESLPEVKSIIQNVNPKKTNVVLGKKCKTLWGKETIEDYIGDLKFSISPLSFFQVNPVQTEVLYGKALEYAGLTGEETVFDAYCGTGTISLFLAKKAKKVYGVEIVPEAIENANENANVNGIDNAEFFVGEAEKVIPKMIKEGVKAEVVVVDPPRKGCDEKLLEAIAKAEPRRIVYVSCDCATLARDLKILRDMGYEVKEVQPVDMFPMTAHVETVVRIEKK
- a CDS encoding DUF378 domain-containing protein is translated as MRLNGLDWTGIILTIIGGLNWGLIGLFNFNLVSFLFGDNTLLSRIVYILVGIGALILIYTSTKVSSRDDVTECR
- the pyk gene encoding pyruvate kinase, with the protein product MRKTKIICTIGPTSEDQGMLASLISNGMNTARLNFSHGSHENHQKKIDTIKKVRGELGKQVAILLDTKGPEIRTGKFKEDKVQITKGDKFTLTTRDVEGTNKICSVSYKDLHKDISVGDTVLIDDGLVGLTVEAINDQDIECKINNSGTLSNNKGVSIPDVKINLPALTERDEEDIKFGIENDVDFIAASFIRKASDILEIRKVLERNSGTNISLISKIENREAVKNIDEIIKLSDGIMIARGDLGVGIPPEEVPLVQKMIIEKCNFEGKFVITATQMLDSMIRNPRPTRAEASDIANAIFDGTDAIMLSGETANGKYPLESFITMRTIAEKAETALKYDEVHQVRKKKAVANTTNAISFGCATASGELGAAAIIAATQSGHTAKMISKYRPKCPIIATTPYDKVARQLSLVSGVIPIIVPESDSVDELLDSSIEESLNRELLKKGDLIVFAAGVPVGYTGTTNMMRIHVVGDILANGSGMGSSTYGYACVVKNEGEIENNLNTGDILVAKTLSKKAMHFVLDRAGGVILENGGLTSHIAIECISMNIPIIVGAKGSTDIIKTGSLITIDTINGLVYSGKANVM